The DNA sequence CCTTTATATGATTTGTACCCGGTTTTACCCAGGCAAGTGGTCCAGCTTCAGATACTCCTCGCTCTGCATCTCCTGCAGGCGCGATAAACAGCGCTGGAACTCGAATTTTAACCGCTCGCCCTGATAGATTTCATACAGCGGTACCGCTGCGCTGATCGCCAGTTTGACGTGACGTTCATAGAACTCATCAACCAGGGCGATAAAACGCCGCGCCTCGTTTTCCATCAGCCTGGTCATCACCGGCACATCAAAGATCATCACGGTATGAAACAGGCGCGAAAGCGCAATATAGTCATGCTGGCTGCGCGCATCCACGCACAGCGTCGCAAATGAAACCGCCACAGTCTGGTTCTCAACGCCTAACGTCGGCAGCGGACGATGGTTGATCTCCAGCGTCGGCGCCTTCTCACGCTTTGCGCCTGCTAAAGCCAGCCACAGTTTATCCATATGCCGCTGAGTCTCGTCATTAAGCGGCGACAGCCACAGATGCGCCTGGGTCAGCGTACGTAATCGGTAATCCACGCCGGCATCAACATTCATAACATCGCAATGTTGCTTAATAGCGTCGATAGCGGGCAGGAAACGCGCTCGTTGAAGACCGTTCCGGTACAGCTCATCAGGAGGAATATTCGACGTAGCAACCAGGGTGATGCCGCGAGCAAACAGCGCTTTCATCAAACCGCCCAACAGCATTGCATCGGTAATATCAGAGACAAAGAACTCATCGAAACAGAGTACATCGGTTTCAGCTTTGAAACGGTCGGCCACGATTTCCAGCGGATCGCTGTGCCCTTGCAGAGTCGTCAACTCTTCATGGACCCGCAGCATAAAGCGATGAAAATGCAGACGCTGTTTACGTTCCCCCGGCAGACTTTGATAGAACAGATCCATCAGCCAGGTTTTCCCTCTGCCAACCCCGCCCCACATATAGAGACCACGAACCGCGACCGCGTCGGCAACGGGTTCTCGCTTGCCCAGCAGCTTACCGAACTTCGCCCGCAAACCGCCGCCGGCCTGCGGCGCTGCCGAAGGTTTATTCTGTAATTCTTGATAAATAATATCGAGGCGACTGACCGCTTCTCGCTGAACGTCGTCAGGTTGATGGCTCCCCTCTTTCAGGGCGGAGAGGTAACGCGATGTTGGGGACAGGCTTTGCATGATCTAATTGTTATTCCTTGAAAACCGTAACGCTGTAGCTCACGATTGACGAAAAAAAGGCTGCTCTACACTACGTGATGATACGCCAGGATTCCACTTCTGTGGAATTAGCGGTTATAGTGGCACTATCGGGCGCAGGCGGAGAGCCTCACAGCCACCCTACGGAACCACAAAACAACGGGAGATGTTCATGACCTGGGAATACGCGCTAATTGGGCTAGTTGTCGGTATCATCATTGGTGCCGTCGCGATGCGTTTTGGCAACCGCAAATTACGCCAACAGCAGGCGCTTCAGTTCGAACTGGAAAAGAATAAAGCAGAGCTGGAGGAGTACCGCGAAGAGCTGGTGAGCCATTTTGCCCGGAGCGCAGAGCTGCTGGATAACATGGCGCATGATTACCGCCAGCTGTATCAACATATGGCGAACAGCTCCAGCAATCTGCTGCCGGACAGCATGGCGGACGCGAATCCGTTCCGCAATCGTCTGGAAGAATCTGAAGCGGGTAACGATCAGGCGCCGGTACAGATGCCGCGCGACTATTCTGAAGGCGCTTCCGGCCTGCTGCGCGGAGGCGCAAAACGCGAGTAATCCGTTAACAACAGTAAAAATATTTTCCGGGCGCACCCTCTGCGCCCGTTTCAACCTCTCATCCCAGCTACAATTTAAATATTGCCCACGTTGTTACCGGGTCGAAAATTCAATAACATCGGGCCATTCGGGACGTTTCCCATACACCTCAGGTTACGAGAGCCAGCATCTAATGAAGAAACAGACTTTGCTGTTGAGTGCGTTAGCGTTAAGCATTGGGTTGTCGTTGTCCGCCTTACCTCCGGCAGCAGCGTCTCTACCGACACAACTTCCGGGTCAGAACGCGTTGCCGAGCCTCGCGCCGATGCTGGAAAAAGTGCTGCCTGCAGTGGTGAGCGTTCAGGTTGAAGGCACCGCGTCCCCTGAACAGAATATGCCGGAAGAGCTGAAGAAATATTTTGGCGACAATGCACCACAGGAACCCGCTCAGCCCTTTGAAGGGCTGGGTTCCGGGGTCATTATTGACGCTGCAAAAGGCTATGTACTGACCAATAATCATGTCATTAATCAGGCCCAGAAGATCAGCGTCCAGCTCAACGATGGCCGTGAATTCGATGCCAAACTGATCGGCAGCGACGAGCAAAGCGATATCGCCCTGCTGCAGATACAAAAGCCCAGCAATCTCACGCAAATCGCTATCGCCGACTCTGATAAGCTCCGGGTGGGTGACTTCGCCGTCGCCGTTGGCAACCCGTTTGGTCTTGGTCAGACCGCGACTTCCGGAATTATTTCAGCCCTTGGCCGCAGCGGCCTGAACCTTGAAGGTCTGGAGAACTTTATCCAGACTGATGCCTCCATCAACCGCGGTAACTCAGGCGGTGCGCTGCTGAACCTTAACGGTGAACTGATTGGCATCAATACCGCCATTCTCGCCCCGGGCGGCGGCAGCGTCGGAATTGGTTTCGCGATCCCCAGCAATATGGCAAAAACCCTCTCTCAGCAGCTTATCCAGTTTGGTGAAATCAAACGCGGTCTGTTGGGTATTAAAGGGATGGAGATGAGCGCGGATATCGCCAAAGCGATGAATCTTGATGTTCAGCGCGGCGCATTCGTCAGCGAAGTTCTGCCAAACTCCGGGTCGGCTAAAGCAGGCGTAAAATCTGGCGACGTCATCGTCAGCATGAACGGCAAACCGCTCAATAGCTTCGCTGAACTACGTTCACGCATCGCCACTACTGAACCGGGAACCAAGGTGAAGCTGGGGCTCCTGCGCGATGGGAAGCCGCTGGAAGTTGATGTCACCCTGGACAAGAGCACCTCGTCTTCCGCCAGCGCTGAGCTTATCGCTCCGGCCCTGCAGGGCGCATCGTTAAGCGACGGTCAGATGAAAGACGGGACCAAAGGCGTGGTCATTGATAATGTCGATAAAGGCAGCGCTGCCGCACAGGCGGGCCTGCATAAAGACGATATCATTATTGCCCTCAACCGCGAGCGCGTGCGTTCCATTGCCGAACTGCGCAAAGTGCTCGAAAGCAAACCGACTGTTATCGCTCTGAACGTGATTCGCGGCAACGAAAGCATCTATTTGCTGCTGCGCTAACTCGCTATCCGGACATCGCGTGCAGTGCGATGTCCGGACAAGTCGTGTTATGCTTCCCCTGTCTATCCATCAACGATATCTGCATCATGCCTGGAAAGCTTTTACGTTCGATACTTATCGGTTTAATTGTCGGCGGCCTGCTGCTGGCCGTTATGCCTTCGCTGCGCCAGTGGCAGCTTTCGCCGACCACGCAATACGATAGCGCGGATGAATCTCCCGCTAGCTATAACCCCGCCGTTCGTCGCGCGGCCCCTGCGGTAGTCAACGTATATAACCGAGCTCTAAACAGCACCAGTCATAACCAGCTAACGCTCGGTTCTGGCGTGATCATGGATCAACGCGGCTATATCCTGACCAATAAGCACGTTATCAACGATGCCGATCAGATCATCGTGGCATTACAGGATGGCCGGGTTTTTGAAGCGCTGCTGGTCGGCTCAGACACCCTCACCGATCTGGCGGTATTAAAAATCAACGCCAGCGGCGGGCTGCCGGTCATTCCGATTAACCCGAAAAGAGTGCCGCATATCGGTGATGTCGTGCTGGCGATTGGCAACCCCTACAACCTCGGGCAAACCATTACTCAGGGGATTATCAGCGCCACCGGTCGTATCGGCCTGAACCCTACAGGACGCCAGAATTTCCTGCAAACCGACGCATCAATCAACCACGGTAACTCCGGCGGCGCGCTGGTGAACTCGCTGGGTGAGCTGATGGGTATCAACACCCTGTCATTTGATAAAAGTAACGATGGCGAAACGCCGGAAGGGATCGGCTTTGCCATACCTTTCCAGCTGGCAACCAAGATTATGGATAAGCTGATCCGCGATGGCCGGGTTATTCGCGGCTACATTGGGATCAGCGGCCGCGAAATTGCGCCGCTGCATGCGCAGGGCGGCGGCGGAATCGATCAGCTGCAGGGGATTGTGGTGAATGATGTTGCGCCGGAAGGCCCGGCGGCTCAGGCAGGGATCCGCGCCAACGACGTGATTATCTCGGTTAACGATAAGCCCGCCGTTTCTGCCCTGGAAACGATGGATCAGGTCGCAGAGATCCGCCCGGGCTCGGACATTCCGGTGGTGATTATGCGCGACGATAAAAAAATTACGCTGCATATCGCCGTCCAGGAATATCCGGCAACCAACTGACGGGCTCCCCGAACGGGGAGCGCTATTCAATCAGCAAAAATCGGCCCGGCCGGGAATTTCGCCAGAAACCCGGTCACGGCCAGCAACGACCACAGCTCGGGCCACGCAAACTGGCGCTCCCGCAGCTCGTCATCCAGCGTCATGAGCGCAAACTCGCCTTTATCCCCCAGAACGCCGCCCTGCCAGAGCAACCGTTGAGCCTGCTGCCGGGCCCAGGGGGAATCGCTCTTCCAGGCCAACAGATGCAGCAGCGCCTGCTGCAGGCAGATGTCATGTGAATGCTTATCCCGCCGCAACCGCCGGTAAACCGGTAGCGATATGCTGCGCACGGTATAGAAACCGCTGCGGGTTTCGGCATCAGCATCCGCCACGCTGGCGCAATACTGACCGGCCAGATCGCATAGACGATTGTGCGTCAGCGGCTGGCCCAGGGCATTCAGGCGACCCGCAGCGGCACACAGCAGCGCGCATCTTTGCAGCTTATGTGACAGCGATTCAGGCAGCGCCGATACCGTTTCAACGACTCCAGTTTGCGCATGCTGTACGCCAGCATCATAACACTGGAAGAAGAAATCATGACTCCCCTGACCGATTGGTGGATGCGCCAGCAGATTCAGAGCCGGGTGCAGTTGTTCAAGCTCACCCAGCGACGCAAGGATGTAATCAACGACTACGTCCTTTGCCGACGCCCTGCTGCCAGGACGTAATGCTATGGTTTCATTCATCAAAGTCTCCTTATGGGAAATCCCCGGGTCGCGGCTGACGCCTTATCCGGCTACAGGTCCACGCGGTCTGGGGGTCTGGGTAGCCCGGCTAAGCGCAGCGCAAGCCGGGAATAATGCGCTTTTACATCGCCAGCACGTACTTGAGCATCACTCCGGCGGCGATCGCCGAGCCAATCACCCCGGCCACGTT is a window from the Klebsiella oxytoca genome containing:
- the zapG gene encoding Z-ring associated protein ZapG; translation: MTWEYALIGLVVGIIIGAVAMRFGNRKLRQQQALQFELEKNKAELEEYREELVSHFARSAELLDNMAHDYRQLYQHMANSSSNLLPDSMADANPFRNRLEESEAGNDQAPVQMPRDYSEGASGLLRGGAKRE
- the degQ gene encoding serine endoprotease DegQ, which gives rise to MKKQTLLLSALALSIGLSLSALPPAAASLPTQLPGQNALPSLAPMLEKVLPAVVSVQVEGTASPEQNMPEELKKYFGDNAPQEPAQPFEGLGSGVIIDAAKGYVLTNNHVINQAQKISVQLNDGREFDAKLIGSDEQSDIALLQIQKPSNLTQIAIADSDKLRVGDFAVAVGNPFGLGQTATSGIISALGRSGLNLEGLENFIQTDASINRGNSGGALLNLNGELIGINTAILAPGGGSVGIGFAIPSNMAKTLSQQLIQFGEIKRGLLGIKGMEMSADIAKAMNLDVQRGAFVSEVLPNSGSAKAGVKSGDVIVSMNGKPLNSFAELRSRIATTEPGTKVKLGLLRDGKPLEVDVTLDKSTSSSASAELIAPALQGASLSDGQMKDGTKGVVIDNVDKGSAAAQAGLHKDDIIIALNRERVRSIAELRKVLESKPTVIALNVIRGNESIYLLLR
- a CDS encoding triphosphoribosyl-dephospho-CoA synthase — protein: MNETIALRPGSRASAKDVVVDYILASLGELEQLHPALNLLAHPPIGQGSHDFFFQCYDAGVQHAQTGVVETVSALPESLSHKLQRCALLCAAAGRLNALGQPLTHNRLCDLAGQYCASVADADAETRSGFYTVRSISLPVYRRLRRDKHSHDICLQQALLHLLAWKSDSPWARQQAQRLLWQGGVLGDKGEFALMTLDDELRERQFAWPELWSLLAVTGFLAKFPAGPIFAD
- the zapE gene encoding cell division protein ZapE, whose translation is MQSLSPTSRYLSALKEGSHQPDDVQREAVSRLDIIYQELQNKPSAAPQAGGGLRAKFGKLLGKREPVADAVAVRGLYMWGGVGRGKTWLMDLFYQSLPGERKQRLHFHRFMLRVHEELTTLQGHSDPLEIVADRFKAETDVLCFDEFFVSDITDAMLLGGLMKALFARGITLVATSNIPPDELYRNGLQRARFLPAIDAIKQHCDVMNVDAGVDYRLRTLTQAHLWLSPLNDETQRHMDKLWLALAGAKREKAPTLEINHRPLPTLGVENQTVAVSFATLCVDARSQHDYIALSRLFHTVMIFDVPVMTRLMENEARRFIALVDEFYERHVKLAISAAVPLYEIYQGERLKFEFQRCLSRLQEMQSEEYLKLDHLPG
- the degS gene encoding outer membrane-stress sensor serine endopeptidase DegS → MPGKLLRSILIGLIVGGLLLAVMPSLRQWQLSPTTQYDSADESPASYNPAVRRAAPAVVNVYNRALNSTSHNQLTLGSGVIMDQRGYILTNKHVINDADQIIVALQDGRVFEALLVGSDTLTDLAVLKINASGGLPVIPINPKRVPHIGDVVLAIGNPYNLGQTITQGIISATGRIGLNPTGRQNFLQTDASINHGNSGGALVNSLGELMGINTLSFDKSNDGETPEGIGFAIPFQLATKIMDKLIRDGRVIRGYIGISGREIAPLHAQGGGGIDQLQGIVVNDVAPEGPAAQAGIRANDVIISVNDKPAVSALETMDQVAEIRPGSDIPVVIMRDDKKITLHIAVQEYPATN